One genomic segment of Panicum virgatum strain AP13 chromosome 2N, P.virgatum_v5, whole genome shotgun sequence includes these proteins:
- the LOC120661784 gene encoding 5-formyltetrahydrofolate cyclo-ligase, mitochondrial-like isoform X2 yields the protein MIKNAVASLMVRLHLLPPPRAAPASTYHHHQRALRLPRPSSASLRPAAASMSTTAEQAVADQKRALRTEVRRALKALSPDQRASEDLAIQTTILNSSWFKASKRLCAYISCYQLREVDTSKILAECLPSSPGQEELAKDLYVPRVEDKNRNMRMLKITTMDDLVKNSMNILEPSPVDASGNDREDVLSASSPVDLFLLPGQAFDRTGRRLGRGGGYYDTFLLKYQELAKEKGWNQPLLASGIIPISPAALERM from the exons ATGATTAAAAATGCCGTGGCCTCCCTGATGGTGCGCCTCcacctcctgccgccgccccgcgccgcgcccgcctccacctaccaccaccaccaacgcGCGCTCCGCCTCCCGCGGCCCTCATCGGcctcgctgcgccccgccgccgcctccatgtcGACGACGGCGGAGCAGGCGGTCGCCGACCAGAAGCGCGCGCTGCGCACCGAGGTGCGCAGGGCGCTCAAGGCACTCTCCCCCGACCAGCGCGCCAGCGAAG ATCTGGCCATTCAAACTACAATTTTGAACTCCTCTTGGTTCAAAGCAAGCAAACGGTTGTGTGCTTATATAAGCTGCTATCAGTTGCGAGAAGTCGATACATCAAAAATACTAGCAGAGTGTCTACCATCAAGTCCTG GACAAGAGGAACTGGCAAAGGATCTTTATGTTCCTCGAGTGGAGGATAAGAACCGCAATATGCGGATGCTCAAAATCACCACCATGGATGACTTGGTCAAAAATTCAATGAACATTCTGGAACCATCACCCGTGGATGCTAGTGGCAACGATCGTGAAGATG TATTGTCAGCCTCTTCCCCTGTTGACCTTTTTCTATTGCCTG GACAAGCGTTTGACAGAACTGGTCGAAGACTGGGACGTGGTGGAGG gtACTATGACACATTCTTGCTGAAATACCAAGAACTTGCAAAAGAGAAAGGGTGGAATCAGCCCCTCTTAG CTTCTGGTATTATTCCAATAAGCCCTGCAGCACTGGAGAGGATGTAA
- the LOC120661784 gene encoding 5-formyltetrahydrofolate cyclo-ligase, mitochondrial-like isoform X1 has protein sequence MIKNAVASLMVRLHLLPPPRAAPASTYHHHQRALRLPRPSSASLRPAAASMSTTAEQAVADQKRALRTEVRRALKALSPDQRASEDLAIQTTILNSSWFKASKRLCAYISCYQLREVDTSKILAECLPSSPGQEELAKDLYVPRVEDKNRNMRMLKITTMDDLVKNSMNILEPSPVDASGNDREDVLSASSPVDLFLLPGQAFDRTGRRLGRGGGYYDTFLLKYQELAKEKGWNQPLLVALSYSVQIMEEGLIPVNSTDIPIDALVSASGIIPISPAALERM, from the exons ATGATTAAAAATGCCGTGGCCTCCCTGATGGTGCGCCTCcacctcctgccgccgccccgcgccgcgcccgcctccacctaccaccaccaccaacgcGCGCTCCGCCTCCCGCGGCCCTCATCGGcctcgctgcgccccgccgccgcctccatgtcGACGACGGCGGAGCAGGCGGTCGCCGACCAGAAGCGCGCGCTGCGCACCGAGGTGCGCAGGGCGCTCAAGGCACTCTCCCCCGACCAGCGCGCCAGCGAAG ATCTGGCCATTCAAACTACAATTTTGAACTCCTCTTGGTTCAAAGCAAGCAAACGGTTGTGTGCTTATATAAGCTGCTATCAGTTGCGAGAAGTCGATACATCAAAAATACTAGCAGAGTGTCTACCATCAAGTCCTG GACAAGAGGAACTGGCAAAGGATCTTTATGTTCCTCGAGTGGAGGATAAGAACCGCAATATGCGGATGCTCAAAATCACCACCATGGATGACTTGGTCAAAAATTCAATGAACATTCTGGAACCATCACCCGTGGATGCTAGTGGCAACGATCGTGAAGATG TATTGTCAGCCTCTTCCCCTGTTGACCTTTTTCTATTGCCTG GACAAGCGTTTGACAGAACTGGTCGAAGACTGGGACGTGGTGGAGG gtACTATGACACATTCTTGCTGAAATACCAAGAACTTGCAAAAGAGAAAGGGTGGAATCAGCCCCTCTTAG TTGCTCTTTCATACTCGGTGCAAATTATGGAGGAAGGTCTCATCCCAGTCAACTCAACTGATATCCCTATTGATGCTCTGGTCTCAGCTTCTGGTATTATTCCAATAAGCCCTGCAGCACTGGAGAGGATGTAA
- the LOC120661785 gene encoding protein BZR1 homolog 1-like: MTSGAAAAGGLGRTPTWKERENNKRRERRRRAIAAKIFTGLRALGNYKLPKHCDNNEVLKALCREAGWVVEDDGTTYRKGCKPPPGMMGPCSSSQLLSAPSSSYPSPVPSYHASPASSSFPSPTRLDPSSGSNTNNPGAAAAASSLLPFLRGLPNLPPLRVSSSAPVTPPLSSPTAASRPPTKVRKPDWDAVAVDPFRHPFFAVSAPASPTRARRREHPDTIPECDESDVCSTVDSGRWISFQMFAATTAPASPTYNLVNPSSGASASTSMELDGMAAAEFEFDKGRVTPWEGERIHEVAAEELELTLGVGAK, translated from the exons ATGacgtcgggggcggcggccgcgggcgggctGGGGCGCACGCCGACGTGGAAGGAGCGGGAGAACAACAAGCGGCgggagcgccggcgccgggccaTCGCCGCCAAGATCTTCACGGGGCTCCGCGCGCTCGGCAACTACAAGCTCCCCAAGCACTGCGACAACAACGAGGTGCTCAAGGCGCTCTGCCGCGAGGCCGGCTGGGTCGTCGAGGACGACGGCACCACCTACCGGAAG GGATgcaagccgccgccggggaTGATGGGCCCGTGCTCGTCGTCGCAGCTGCTCAGCGCGCCGTCCTCGAGCTACCCGAGCCCGGTCCCGTCCTACCACGCCAGCCCGGCGTCGTCGAGCTTCCCGAGCCCCACGCGCCTGGACCCCAGCAGCGGCAGCAACACCAACaacccgggcgccgccgccgcggcctcctcgctGCTCCCGTTCCTCCGGGGCCTGCCCaacctcccgccgctccgcgtcTCCAGCAGCGCCCCCGTCACGCCGCCGCTCTCCTcgcccacggcggcgtcgcgcccGCCTACCAAGGTCCGCAAGCCCGACTgggacgccgtcgccgtcgacccGTTCCGGCACCCCTTCTTCGCGGTCTCGGCCCCCGCCAGCCCcacccgcgcgcgccggcgcgaGCACCCGGACACCATTCCCGAGTGCGACGAGTCCGACGTCTGCTCCACCGTGGACTCCGGCCGGTGGATCAGCTTCCAGATGTTCGCGGCGACGACCGCGCCCGCCTCGCCCACGTACAACCTCGTCAACCCgagcagcggcgcctccgcctccacctccatgGAGCTGGACGGGATGGCAGCCGCGGAGTTCGAGTTCGACAAGGGCCGCGTCACGCCGTGGGAAGGCGAGCGGATCCACGAGGTCGCCGCCGAGGAGCTCGAGCTCACGCTCGGCGTCGGCGCCAAGTGA